One segment of ANME-2 cluster archaeon DNA contains the following:
- a CDS encoding DUF2703 domain-containing protein translates to MDKKKTQWQKGCGCSTFGQDTGTNKNILKIKWQRLIFEGETCPRCGSTDKELDKAVSTLRQSLAPLGIEIVLEKEELPVSKFKKDPLQSNRIWINNRLLEDWIEGGVGHSPCCDVCGSHECRTVEVKGQVFEVIPAEMIIKAGLTAASQLL, encoded by the coding sequence ATGGACAAGAAAAAAACACAATGGCAGAAAGGCTGTGGATGTAGCACTTTTGGACAGGACACAGGCACTAACAAGAATATCCTGAAAATTAAATGGCAACGATTGATATTTGAGGGAGAAACATGTCCAAGATGTGGATCAACAGATAAAGAACTTGACAAGGCAGTTTCCACCCTCAGGCAATCCCTCGCTCCATTAGGAATTGAAATCGTATTGGAAAAGGAAGAACTTCCTGTTTCGAAATTCAAAAAAGATCCTTTACAGTCAAATCGAATTTGGATTAATAACCGACTGTTGGAGGATTGGATTGAGGGTGGGGTCGGACACAGCCCTTGCTGTGATGTTTGTGGTTCTCACGAGTGTAGAACTGTTGAAGTGAAAGGACAGGTATTTGAAGTGATCCCTGCGGAGATGATTATTAAAGCTGGGCTTACTGCTGCTTCACAACTGTTATAA
- a CDS encoding alkaline phosphatase family protein, translating to MYSLTDVAPTIASILHVSLPKTDGVPIPAIVRDLEDCNKLVLIIVDGLGMSLYETYKLYFNFNGMVLGCKGVSMHTTPAIATILTGLYPHNHGVFETRHVYTSDPISVVELASMQGIVSAVIMEKNGAKSFRVDRVVEVEEEDAVRYDYQVKDALIEAEQKSVFTVAHFRILDRYYHDNKSTEEAVEILAMNLKDITISSKNTGIMICGDHPPHNEKNNIVPLITFCL from the coding sequence ATGTACAGCCTGACTGATGTGGCTCCTACAATTGCCAGCATCCTGCATGTGTCACTGCCAAAGACCGACGGTGTACCGATACCTGCAATAGTCAGAGATTTGGAAGACTGCAATAAACTGGTATTGATAATTGTTGATGGTCTTGGTATGAGCCTCTATGAAACATATAAACTCTATTTCAATTTCAATGGCATGGTATTAGGGTGCAAAGGGGTTTCCATGCATACCACACCTGCCATTGCAACCATCCTTACGGGTCTGTATCCTCACAACCACGGAGTGTTTGAGACCCGGCATGTCTATACGTCAGACCCCATCTCAGTTGTGGAGTTAGCCAGTATGCAGGGTATAGTGTCGGCAGTAATTATGGAGAAAAATGGCGCAAAATCATTCAGGGTTGATCGAGTAGTTGAAGTAGAAGAGGAGGATGCTGTACGATACGACTACCAGGTAAAGGACGCATTGATCGAAGCAGAACAAAAGAGTGTTTTTACTGTTGCACATTTCAGGATTCTGGATAGATATTATCATGACAATAAGAGTACCGAAGAAGCGGTTGAAATTCTTGCTATGAACTTAAAGGATATCACAATAAGCTCGAAGAATACAGGAATCATGATTTGTGGTGACCACCCTCCACACAACGAAAAAAATAATATTGTGCCTTTGATTACATTTTGCCTATAA
- a CDS encoding CopG family transcriptional regulator, whose translation MTSVQVNIRTTPFLAKELDVIVKEGYFRNRTEAVNEAIRLLIRRYELSKIKASIESIREDTEKYPELSDVVESMREEEDG comes from the coding sequence TTGACGAGTGTTCAGGTGAATATACGTACAACTCCATTTCTTGCTAAAGAACTGGATGTAATCGTTAAAGAAGGTTATTTTAGAAACAGGACCGAAGCGGTTAACGAGGCTATCCGGCTGCTTATTAGGCGATATGAACTCAGCAAAATAAAAGCATCCATTGAAAGTATCAGGGAAGATACCGAAAAGTATCCTGAACTTTCAGACGTTGTGGAATCAATGCGTGAAGAGGAAGATGGGTGA
- a CDS encoding type II toxin-antitoxin system HicB family antitoxin: MEKYTLPVVIENDEYGYFAMCPALQGCYSQGDTYEEALENIKDAIRLHLEDIIESGEVIEKMNSFSLVALEVTA; encoded by the coding sequence ATGGAAAAATATACGCTCCCTGTTGTAATAGAAAATGACGAATATGGCTATTTTGCAATGTGTCCAGCATTGCAGGGTTGTTACTCCCAGGGGGACACTTATGAGGAAGCTCTTGAAAATATAAAAGATGCTATCCGCCTGCATTTAGAAGATATCATCGAAAGCGGAGAGGTAATTGAAAAGATGAACTCTTTCAGCCTTGTTGCTCTTGAGGTAACTGCATGA
- a CDS encoding addiction module toxin, HicA family, giving the protein MSEKLPRVTANEMIKIVEKLGFHLSRQSGSHKIFKNNDGKRVTIAYHSGKILHPKIIKSILVDVGISVDEFKKIIKR; this is encoded by the coding sequence ATGAGCGAGAAGTTGCCAAGGGTAACCGCAAATGAGATGATAAAAATAGTTGAAAAATTGGGATTTCATTTATCAAGGCAGTCGGGCAGTCATAAAATATTCAAAAATAATGACGGAAAAAGAGTAACTATTGCTTACCACAGTGGAAAAATCCTGCATCCAAAAATTATTAAAAGTATATTAGTTGATGTGGGAATATCTGTGGATGAATTTAAGAAGATTATAAAAAGGTAA
- a CDS encoding winged helix-turn-helix transcriptional regulator: MTQIDNKVFKAMGSSTRMNMLEVLTDTEMHISGLAKELNISVPVAAKHVRILEDADLIERKEFGRTHVLKLKSKNMYNILDKFAKVDTIELPEGSSLLDALRSVSAVEVKRVGNREYVISTDGEEGLFLYEIDGKPSDKTVDEYLLEKDVTV, encoded by the coding sequence ATGACCCAGATAGATAATAAAGTCTTCAAAGCAATGGGAAGCTCCACCCGTATGAATATGCTGGAGGTACTGACTGATACTGAGATGCATATTTCAGGACTGGCAAAGGAATTGAATATCTCTGTCCCTGTTGCCGCAAAGCATGTCAGGATATTGGAAGATGCCGACCTTATTGAAAGAAAAGAATTCGGTAGAACCCATGTACTCAAGCTCAAATCAAAAAATATGTATAATATTCTCGATAAGTTTGCTAAAGTCGATACAATTGAACTACCAGAAGGAAGCAGCCTGTTAGATGCACTAAGAAGCGTGTCGGCTGTAGAGGTTAAGAGAGTGGGCAATCGGGAATATGTAATATCTACAGATGGTGAAGAAGGATTATTCCTGTATGAGATTGATGGAAAACCCTCAGATAAAACAGTTGATGAATATTTATTGGAGAAAGATGTCACAGTTTAA
- a CDS encoding cobalamin-binding protein, with protein MLKTSHIVLFILTVTVLLTPTTLAYPINITDNFGCTVTIEKTPMRIVSLSPCNTEILFAVGAGDRVVAGTTYDTYPPEAVNLSKIGGFSSVNIEAVVNMSPDLVLAEHGNGEETINALKNLDLKVVSLNPKTMDDILENIRLVGNITGNDAAAESLTADMTQQIRDITYITEYIPDSRKPRVLYIVWHDPMYAAGAGSFPDDLIQMAGGKNIVEVVGWPVISIEDVVDKNPQIIICSGMGGGSYTIMEAITGNQVLAQTDAVKNNKVYPVDDPNTIELAGPRIVQGLAELHGFIAPDIQPAENVSPTQAAETQKGASPDNSNDTSDASSIPGFGMILALGMILMVYLKRER; from the coding sequence ATGCTAAAAACATCCCATATCGTTTTGTTTATTCTAACCGTAACCGTATTATTGACCCCGACCACACTGGCGTATCCCATCAATATCACTGACAATTTCGGATGCACAGTGACGATTGAAAAAACACCAATGCGCATCGTATCCCTGTCCCCGTGTAACACAGAGATATTATTTGCGGTTGGTGCCGGCGACAGAGTAGTTGCCGGAACCACGTATGATACATATCCTCCTGAAGCTGTCAATCTATCCAAGATCGGTGGATTCTCGAGCGTAAATATCGAAGCAGTGGTGAACATGTCTCCTGATCTTGTCCTTGCCGAACACGGCAACGGCGAGGAAACGATCAATGCATTGAAGAACCTGGACCTCAAAGTGGTCTCATTAAACCCAAAAACAATGGATGACATTCTTGAGAACATCCGGCTTGTTGGGAACATCACAGGAAACGATGCTGCTGCTGAATCGCTCACAGCGGATATGACACAGCAGATAAGGGATATAACATACATAACCGAATATATCCCAGACAGCAGAAAGCCCCGAGTGCTTTATATCGTCTGGCATGACCCCATGTATGCAGCAGGTGCAGGTTCCTTCCCTGACGACCTGATACAAATGGCTGGCGGTAAAAATATAGTAGAGGTAGTAGGCTGGCCAGTTATAAGTATTGAAGACGTTGTTGATAAAAACCCGCAGATCATAATATGTTCAGGCATGGGTGGAGGGTCATACACTATAATGGAAGCCATAACAGGTAACCAGGTACTGGCGCAAACGGATGCAGTGAAAAATAATAAAGTCTATCCTGTAGACGATCCGAACACGATCGAGCTGGCAGGTCCGAGGATCGTCCAGGGGTTAGCTGAACTGCATGGGTTTATCGCACCTGATATCCAGCCCGCGGAGAACGTATCACCCACACAAGCCGCTGAAACCCAAAAAGGAGCATCTCCAGATAATTCGAATGACACATCCGATGCATCTTCGATACCCGGCTTTGGTATGATACTTGCACTTGGCATGATATTGATGGTTTATTTAAAACGGGAGAGATAA
- a CDS encoding iron chelate uptake ABC transporter family permease subunit: MAKPGKSVILILALLLIAAVISNTAIGSTSISPDVSAKILVTKIFESILEITGKIFPSVVANVQANGYYPVDKTWTDSQEVIISDIRLPRVLLAALVGAALSTAGCAMQGLLKNPMADPYIIGMSSGAALGASLAFVLLLPVQLLSFIGAVITIFVVYNISKIGGKVPVDTLLLSGIAVGSLLAALTSLIIFISHSPHQIIFWLMGGLWTASWDKVKITSVMIIFGILVLYRFAWSLNVMLLGEEQAQYLGINIEKVKRYVLVLSALITAAAVSVSGIIGFVGLIIPHIMRIIVGPDHRILFPASTLMGAVFLVLCDTFSRTIIDSVELPVGIVTAMFGAPFFIYLLRKRRQSLYA, translated from the coding sequence ATGGCTAAACCCGGCAAGTCGGTTATACTTATACTGGCATTACTCCTGATTGCAGCAGTGATCAGCAATACAGCTATAGGCTCTACCAGTATTTCTCCGGATGTCAGCGCAAAGATCCTGGTAACTAAAATATTTGAGAGTATATTAGAAATAACCGGAAAGATATTCCCGTCTGTCGTCGCAAATGTCCAGGCGAACGGGTATTATCCAGTTGATAAGACCTGGACTGACAGCCAGGAGGTCATTATCAGCGATATCCGCCTTCCCAGGGTACTCCTCGCAGCCCTGGTGGGTGCAGCCTTAAGCACAGCAGGCTGTGCAATGCAGGGATTGTTGAAAAACCCAATGGCTGACCCATATATTATCGGGATGTCATCAGGTGCGGCACTGGGAGCATCACTTGCTTTTGTGCTGCTGCTGCCGGTCCAGCTCCTCTCATTTATAGGGGCTGTTATCACAATATTTGTAGTATACAACATATCAAAGATCGGGGGTAAAGTGCCGGTCGATACACTCTTACTGTCTGGTATAGCAGTTGGTTCGCTGCTCGCTGCACTCACTTCCCTGATCATATTCATATCCCATTCACCTCACCAGATAATCTTCTGGTTGATGGGCGGACTCTGGACAGCAAGCTGGGATAAGGTGAAGATCACATCTGTCATGATAATTTTTGGTATCCTTGTGCTGTATCGTTTTGCCTGGAGCCTGAATGTAATGCTGCTGGGAGAAGAACAGGCGCAGTACCTGGGTATAAATATTGAGAAGGTGAAGCGCTACGTGCTGGTATTGTCCGCACTTATCACGGCTGCTGCTGTATCTGTCAGCGGTATCATCGGGTTTGTGGGGCTTATCATTCCTCATATCATGCGCATAATAGTTGGTCCCGACCACAGGATACTTTTTCCGGCTTCAACCCTGATGGGTGCAGTCTTTCTGGTACTCTGCGATACCTTTTCCAGGACTATCATAGACTCGGTCGAACTACCAGTGGGTATCGTGACTGCCATGTTCGGTGCACCGTTTTTCATATACCTGTTACGAAAGAGGAGGCAAAGCCTGTATGCTTGA
- a CDS encoding heme ABC transporter ATP-binding protein: protein MLEIRDLSAGYGHRHVLEHISLKASEGEVVGIIGSNGSGKTTLLKTITKVLEPISGTVLIDGTNVNEMQSKEIAKKVAVVSQVISINFEFTVEDIVLMGRTPYIKGSETVEDINIVRDAMEKTNTFFLKDRLITQLSGGELQRVIIARAFAQNPNILLLDEPTSHLDITNQIDILNLIKNASRKGMVVVAVIHDLNLAAYYCDKICLLQDGKLISAGSPEQVLTSSNIERAFNITVKVIPNEITNSLYVIPVLEPLHDTLH, encoded by the coding sequence ATGCTTGAGATTCGAGACCTGAGCGCCGGTTATGGACACAGGCATGTCCTTGAGCATATATCACTCAAAGCCAGTGAAGGAGAAGTTGTAGGGATCATAGGATCCAATGGTTCAGGAAAAACAACGCTGTTGAAGACCATAACAAAGGTTTTAGAACCCATCTCAGGGACAGTTCTTATCGATGGGACGAATGTTAATGAGATGCAAAGCAAAGAGATTGCAAAAAAGGTGGCAGTTGTCTCACAGGTGATCTCAATAAACTTCGAGTTCACTGTGGAAGATATCGTGTTAATGGGGCGGACTCCTTATATCAAAGGATCTGAAACTGTTGAGGATATCAATATAGTGAGGGATGCTATGGAAAAAACAAACACATTTTTTTTGAAAGACAGGTTGATCACGCAGTTAAGCGGCGGGGAACTGCAGCGGGTGATCATTGCAAGGGCGTTTGCACAGAATCCGAATATCCTGCTTCTGGATGAGCCAACTTCACATCTTGATATAACGAATCAGATCGATATTTTAAATCTTATAAAGAATGCCTCTCGAAAGGGTATGGTTGTGGTAGCAGTTATCCACGACCTGAACCTTGCTGCCTATTATTGCGATAAGATATGTCTTCTCCAGGACGGGAAACTGATCTCAGCTGGCAGCCCTGAGCAAGTGCTGACCTCGTCTAATATTGAACGTGCATTTAATATTACGGTAAAAGTAATACCAAATGAAATTACAAACTCGCTTTATGTAATACCTGTACTGGAGCCGCTGCATGATACATTACATTAA
- a CDS encoding adenosylcobinamide amidohydrolase, with protein MIHYIKDSTLVIEDEFEAISSGINGGRGHVDRLFNHQVQPGFNHFEPAQYLDRLADSLQIRRPYFGLLTAVNMDDLCVRIDDYLTTFVTAGITHPSGFRVMANITENGCENLNLNWAGTINIILVVNGTLSEGAMAGAIITATEAKGLALMEMGYDFLGTTTDAVIVAYSKQSSPYIEYAGSYTEFGEKITGTVVRCVKEGIRKTEKRNEDGNESE; from the coding sequence ATGATACATTACATTAAAGATTCCACGCTGGTCATCGAGGATGAATTCGAAGCAATTAGTTCAGGCATTAACGGCGGTCGCGGGCATGTGGATCGTCTATTTAACCATCAGGTGCAGCCGGGCTTTAACCACTTCGAACCTGCACAGTATCTGGACCGACTGGCTGATTCTCTTCAGATAAGGAGACCATATTTCGGACTACTAACAGCGGTGAACATGGACGATCTGTGCGTGAGGATAGATGACTACCTGACAACGTTTGTCACTGCTGGTATCACTCATCCTTCAGGCTTCAGGGTAATGGCAAATATAACTGAAAATGGGTGTGAAAATCTAAATCTAAATTGGGCAGGCACCATCAATATTATTCTTGTTGTTAACGGGACCCTGTCCGAAGGTGCAATGGCAGGTGCGATCATTACAGCCACTGAGGCTAAAGGCCTTGCGCTGATGGAAATGGGATACGATTTTTTAGGAACTACCACTGATGCGGTGATAGTGGCATACTCGAAACAATCCTCACCGTACATAGAATATGCCGGATCGTATACGGAGTTTGGTGAGAAGATCACAGGAACTGTTGTTAGATGTGTTAAAGAGGGGATAAGGAAAACGGAGAAGAGAAACGAGGATGGGAATGAATCTGAATAA
- the recQ gene encoding DNA helicase RecQ: MFGMNMHQTLQKYFGYTEFRLHQEDIIRDVLDKKDTFVLMPTGGGKSLCYQLPALLMEGLSVVISPLISLMKDQVDSLRSNGIAAAYLNSTQSIAKAEEITTAIMDGQIKILYMAPERLLMSQTLKLLEDAKVSLFAVDEAHCISEWGHDFRPEYRRIRTLRSRFPNVPIIALTATATTKVQEDITGQLNLAGCNTYMASFDRPNLLYQVWPKQDAYAQLLRYLGKSRGNSGIIYCQSRNTVDTLTKKLQRSAFRALPYHAGLSDIQRSRNQESFIKDDTDIIVATIAFGMGIDKPNVRFVIHYDLPRNLEGYYQETGRGGRDGLACDCILFFSHGDRHKIEYFINKKNSKKEQDIALAQLRAMTDYCESSTCRRGVLLRYFGEDMGGKNCGKCDICISPRETFDGTKAAQKLLVCVEELDQRFGMNHVIDVLIGSKNKRIITKGHNLLKSHGAGCDYSKTQWQVIAREMIQKGVLRVEGIRYPLLTLNHDSREILDGNQAISLVKPTEERQIIHKQENISAETGLFDRLKRLRKTLADKKNLPPYIIFSDASLEQMASNLPGTHQEFLDITGVGENKLKKYGDAFLAEIEDHTAGKPVQSLKLPKGVHGRLSATQQETLDLHRQGLTIQQIANTRNLSASTIITHIEKLILASEIDSIDQWVDTYKQQAIQKAISDVGPEYLSPIKEKLGDDCMYNEIKLVRATVMAAACQV; encoded by the coding sequence ATTTTCGGTATGAATATGCACCAAACACTCCAGAAATACTTTGGCTATACAGAATTTCGTCTGCATCAGGAAGACATTATCAGGGATGTACTGGATAAAAAAGACACTTTTGTGTTAATGCCTACCGGCGGCGGGAAATCGTTATGTTACCAGCTTCCTGCACTCCTGATGGAAGGCCTGAGTGTGGTCATCTCACCGCTGATCTCGCTAATGAAGGACCAGGTGGACAGTTTGAGATCAAATGGCATAGCAGCCGCATATCTCAATAGCACCCAGTCAATTGCAAAAGCAGAAGAAATTACAACTGCGATCATGGATGGACAGATCAAGATCCTTTATATGGCACCTGAGCGGCTTTTAATGTCCCAGACCCTTAAATTATTGGAGGATGCTAAGGTCAGCCTCTTCGCTGTTGATGAGGCACACTGCATCTCTGAATGGGGCCATGATTTCAGGCCAGAGTACAGGAGGATCAGGACATTGAGGTCAAGATTCCCAAACGTTCCCATAATTGCCCTGACGGCAACAGCCACTACAAAAGTACAGGAGGATATCACAGGCCAGCTAAACCTGGCTGGCTGCAATACCTATATGGCAAGCTTTGATAGGCCCAACCTTCTCTACCAGGTCTGGCCCAAGCAGGATGCGTACGCTCAATTACTCAGGTATCTGGGAAAGTCCAGGGGCAATTCCGGTATAATCTATTGCCAGAGCCGGAATACCGTGGATACACTAACAAAAAAGCTCCAACGAAGCGCGTTCAGGGCCCTGCCATACCATGCCGGCCTCTCTGACATCCAGCGGTCCAGGAACCAGGAAAGTTTCATAAAAGACGATACCGACATCATTGTTGCCACTATTGCCTTCGGTATGGGGATCGATAAGCCCAATGTGCGTTTTGTCATACATTATGACCTGCCCAGGAACCTTGAGGGCTACTACCAGGAAACCGGGAGGGGAGGACGGGATGGATTGGCTTGTGACTGCATCCTGTTCTTTAGCCATGGGGACCGTCATAAGATAGAGTATTTCATTAACAAGAAGAACAGCAAAAAGGAGCAGGACATTGCATTGGCCCAGCTCAGGGCAATGACAGATTACTGCGAGAGCAGTACCTGCCGTCGTGGTGTATTGCTAAGATATTTTGGTGAGGATATGGGTGGAAAAAATTGTGGGAAGTGTGATATCTGCATCTCACCCAGGGAAACCTTTGACGGCACTAAAGCCGCACAAAAGCTTCTGGTATGTGTGGAAGAACTTGACCAGCGATTCGGAATGAATCATGTGATCGATGTCCTGATCGGTTCAAAGAATAAGAGAATAATTACTAAAGGCCATAACCTTCTGAAAAGTCATGGAGCAGGGTGCGATTATTCCAAAACACAGTGGCAGGTCATTGCCAGGGAAATGATACAGAAGGGGGTGTTACGTGTTGAGGGTATCAGGTATCCGTTACTGACCTTGAACCATGATAGCAGGGAAATACTGGATGGAAACCAGGCGATTAGCTTAGTAAAACCAACAGAAGAGAGGCAGATAATACACAAGCAAGAGAATATATCTGCTGAAACCGGATTATTCGACAGGTTAAAACGGCTCAGGAAAACACTGGCTGACAAGAAGAACCTGCCACCATATATCATATTTTCAGATGCGAGCCTGGAACAGATGGCTTCGAACTTACCCGGGACACACCAGGAATTCCTGGACATAACAGGTGTGGGGGAGAATAAATTGAAAAAATATGGTGATGCATTCTTAGCTGAAATTGAAGATCATACTGCAGGAAAGCCTGTGCAAAGCCTGAAATTACCCAAGGGTGTACATGGCAGGTTATCTGCTACACAGCAGGAGACTCTTGACCTTCACAGGCAGGGTTTGACTATCCAGCAGATCGCCAACACCAGGAACCTTTCTGCCAGTACCATTATCACACATATAGAGAAACTGATCCTGGCAAGCGAGATCGATTCAATAGATCAGTGGGTAGATACATACAAGCAGCAAGCTATCCAGAAGGCAATATCAGATGTTGGACCCGAATACCTGTCCCCTATCAAGGAGAAATTGGGCGATGATTGTATGTATAATGAGATTAAACTTGTGCGGGCTACTGTAATGGCAGCCGCATGCCAGGTTTAG
- a CDS encoding RNA ligase partner protein has translation MLRQRFVLDTSALTDSATREKEGYKTLCEGVNSIMDIIAEARLSYELSCYIPYPSVYNELCGFIKNNGCEDEVIAKIDTWLVKKTPDRYEVKIPSKIFYEYVDYMRSRINKGMTVAEDAIWEAATDCLFLTSRAQDKKNIEIEIERDVIGSVVRKFRDKYRTALRYGILDSGPDIDVLLLAKELDAAVVASDMGVQKWAEQLGLRFVEAKSFPAMIKEYLQHKIKV, from the coding sequence ATGTTACGACAGCGATTTGTGCTTGATACCAGTGCATTGACAGACTCTGCAACCAGGGAGAAGGAAGGGTACAAGACCCTATGTGAAGGGGTTAACAGCATCATGGATATTATTGCAGAGGCCAGATTATCATACGAGCTCAGTTGTTATATACCCTACCCGTCTGTCTATAATGAACTGTGTGGTTTTATCAAGAACAATGGCTGCGAGGATGAAGTGATCGCCAAGATCGATACCTGGCTGGTTAAAAAAACGCCGGACCGCTACGAGGTAAAGATACCTTCAAAGATATTCTATGAATACGTGGATTACATGCGAAGCCGTATCAACAAAGGTATGACAGTTGCAGAGGATGCCATCTGGGAAGCTGCTACCGACTGCTTATTTCTCACATCCAGGGCACAGGATAAAAAAAATATCGAGATAGAAATTGAACGTGATGTCATTGGTAGTGTTGTGAGAAAGTTCAGGGATAAATACCGCACAGCCCTCAGATACGGTATCCTTGACAGCGGCCCTGATATTGATGTGTTGCTGCTGGCCAAAGAACTTGATGCGGCTGTAGTGGCATCGGATATGGGTGTGCAGAAATGGGCGGAACAACTGGGATTAAGGTTTGTAGAAGCAAAGTCCTTCCCTGCCATGATCAAGGAATACCTGCAGCATAAGATAAAGGTGTGA
- the fdhD gene encoding formate dehydrogenase accessory sulfurtransferase FdhD, with amino-acid sequence MYKQEYETVEIINNNARSSSFTAAVEETVELYVNNARIASILTSPGKLEQLSVGYLVCEGFVGAASDIQDVRIDSENRIYAEITQNDHFDMGFEIRSSGCMSVNRKNNEDVKVESDIHFHPDIIQGSLHYLESEIYRQTRGTHAACIIDRQGGCIAYAIDVGRHNAVDKAIGQALMDGFNPGEHFILSTGRQPAGMVMKAARVGIPMVVTKAAPLNSGIETARRTGICLVGLATPGSMMVFSNQWRIGGC; translated from the coding sequence ATGTATAAGCAGGAATATGAAACAGTCGAGATCATTAACAATAATGCTCGTTCTTCAAGTTTTACTGCGGCGGTAGAAGAAACTGTGGAACTGTATGTGAATAATGCGCGTATAGCTTCCATATTAACATCTCCAGGAAAGCTTGAACAACTGTCGGTTGGATATCTTGTATGTGAGGGTTTTGTCGGTGCTGCATCTGACATCCAGGATGTCAGGATTGATAGCGAAAACAGGATTTATGCTGAAATCACCCAAAACGACCATTTCGATATGGGGTTTGAGATCCGCTCATCCGGATGCATGAGTGTTAACCGGAAGAATAATGAGGATGTTAAGGTGGAATCAGATATTCATTTCCATCCTGACATCATTCAAGGTTCGCTTCACTACCTGGAATCTGAAATATACCGGCAGACCCGGGGCACCCATGCCGCTTGTATTATTGACAGGCAAGGTGGTTGTATTGCCTATGCCATTGATGTGGGGCGGCATAATGCTGTGGATAAGGCTATCGGACAGGCATTAATGGACGGTTTCAATCCGGGTGAGCACTTTATCCTGTCTACAGGACGACAGCCGGCTGGTATGGTAATGAAAGCAGCACGGGTAGGTATACCCATGGTGGTGACAAAGGCTGCACCCTTAAATAGTGGTATTGAGACTGCAAGGCGCACAGGTATCTGCCTTGTGGGGTTAGCAACTCCAGGTAGTATGATGGTTTTTTCGAATCAATGGCGTATTGGTGGGTGTTGA
- a CDS encoding YwbE family protein — protein sequence MNESNTRKNIRPGSNVGIILKQDQRSGKITQGIVKKILTKSSHHPHGIKVKLEDGRVGRVKEIH from the coding sequence ATGAACGAAAGCAATACCAGAAAAAACATAAGACCAGGATCAAATGTGGGTATTATTTTAAAACAAGATCAAAGGAGCGGGAAAATAACCCAAGGTATTGTAAAAAAAATATTAACTAAGTCTTCACATCATCCACATGGAATAAAAGTCAAATTAGAAGATGGCCGGGTTGGAAGAGTTAAGGAAATCCATTAA